From a region of the Sinorhizobium sp. B11 genome:
- a CDS encoding VOC family protein, producing MRMIFVNLPVKDLVKSKEFFSALGFSYNPNFTTDDAACMIVEENIYVMLLTHAHFQQFIEGDIADTSKGKEVLTCLSAGSRGEVDDYLKKALAAGGKPWKPILDMGPMYGCSFQDPDGHVWEIMYMDMSAAG from the coding sequence ATGCGCATGATTTTCGTGAACCTGCCGGTCAAGGATCTCGTCAAGTCGAAGGAATTCTTCTCGGCGCTCGGCTTTTCCTACAATCCGAATTTTACCACTGACGATGCCGCCTGCATGATCGTCGAGGAAAATATCTATGTGATGCTGCTGACCCACGCCCACTTCCAGCAGTTCATCGAAGGCGATATCGCCGATACGTCGAAGGGTAAGGAAGTCCTAACCTGCCTTTCGGCCGGCAGTCGCGGCGAAGTGGATGACTACTTGAAAAAGGCATTGGCGGCCGGCGGCAAGCCCTGGAAGCCGATCCTCGATATGGGGCCAATGTATGGATGCAGCTTCCAAGACCCCGACGGCCATGTCTGGGAAATCATGTATATGGATATGTCCGCGGCCGGCTGA
- a CDS encoding MarR family winged helix-turn-helix transcriptional regulator, with product MNETLTKTRPTELDDPSMDSVPRIGRTMTRMRMMTGRRLIGRLAIQSVAPDLELSHLDVLDAVRRAQANGEATVGAIAETLRIDPSRASRVVSDMVGRNVLRREASQADARRIVVVMTPVGQNLLAEIQAQKLAFVSEVVRDWPQEEIDSFSRLFEKFIGGYETIFLSRDKDTPG from the coding sequence ATGAATGAAACCTTGACCAAGACAAGACCGACCGAGCTTGATGATCCTTCCATGGATAGCGTGCCGCGCATCGGCCGCACCATGACGCGCATGCGTATGATGACAGGCCGCCGGCTGATTGGCCGGCTGGCGATTCAGAGCGTGGCGCCCGATCTGGAGCTCTCGCATCTCGACGTGCTCGATGCCGTGAGGCGGGCTCAGGCAAACGGCGAAGCAACCGTTGGTGCCATTGCCGAGACGCTGCGCATCGATCCATCGCGGGCGAGCCGGGTCGTGTCGGACATGGTCGGCCGCAACGTCCTGCGCCGCGAGGCCTCACAGGCGGATGCACGCCGGATCGTCGTCGTCATGACGCCGGTCGGGCAGAATTTGCTGGCAGAAATCCAGGCTCAGAAACTCGCCTTCGTTTCCGAAGTCGTGCGGGACTGGCCACAGGAAGAAATCGACAGTTTCTCGCGGCTGTTCGAGAAATTCATCGGCGGCTACGAGACGATCTTCCTTTCCCGCGACAAGGATACGCCGGGCTGA
- the metA gene encoding homoserine O-succinyltransferase → MPIKIPDTLPAFETLVNEGVRVMTETVAIRQDIRPLQIGLLNLMPNKIKTEVQMARLVGASPLQVEFSLIRVGNHKAKNTSEEHLLAFYQTWEEVKHRKFDGFIITGAPIETLPYEDVTYWKEMQQIFDWTQTNVHSTMNVCWGAMAGIYHFHGVPKYELKEKAFGVYRHRNLKPSSVYLNGFSDNFEVPVSRWTEVRRTDIEKIDGLEILMESSEMGVCLVHEPKGRRLYIFNHVEYDSTSLSDEYFRDVNAGVPIKMPHNYFPHNDPAIAPQNRWRSHAHLLFGNWINEIYQTTSYDIEEIGSDI, encoded by the coding sequence ATGCCCATCAAGATCCCCGATACGCTGCCAGCCTTCGAAACCCTCGTCAACGAGGGCGTGAGGGTGATGACCGAAACGGTGGCGATCCGTCAGGATATCCGCCCGCTGCAGATCGGGCTGCTCAACCTCATGCCGAACAAGATCAAGACCGAAGTGCAGATGGCGCGCCTCGTCGGCGCTTCGCCGCTGCAGGTGGAATTCTCGCTGATCCGCGTCGGCAACCACAAGGCCAAGAACACGTCTGAAGAACATCTGCTCGCCTTCTACCAGACCTGGGAGGAAGTGAAGCACCGCAAGTTTGACGGCTTCATCATCACGGGCGCGCCAATCGAGACGCTGCCTTACGAGGACGTTACCTATTGGAAGGAAATGCAGCAGATTTTCGACTGGACGCAGACAAATGTCCATTCGACCATGAATGTCTGCTGGGGCGCGATGGCGGGGATCTATCATTTCCACGGCGTGCCGAAGTATGAGCTGAAGGAAAAGGCCTTCGGCGTTTACCGCCACCGCAATCTCAAGCCGTCCTCGGTTTATCTCAACGGTTTCTCCGACAATTTCGAGGTTCCGGTGTCGCGGTGGACCGAGGTGCGCCGGACCGACATCGAGAAGATCGACGGCCTCGAGATCCTGATGGAATCGAGTGAGATGGGCGTCTGTCTCGTGCACGAGCCGAAGGGCCGGCGGCTTTATATCTTCAATCACGTCGAATACGATTCCACGTCTCTTTCGGACGAATATTTCCGCGACGTGAATGCCGGCGTGCCGATCAAAATGCCGCACAACTATTTCCCGCATAACGACCCGGCGATCGCGCCGCAGAACCGCTGGCGCAGCCATGCGCATCTGCTTTTCGGCAACTGGATCAACGAGATCTACCAGACGACATCCTACGATATCGAAGAGATCGGCTCGGACATCTGA
- a CDS encoding ABC-F family ATP-binding cassette domain-containing protein, with protein MAPPILKLDDIFLSFGGTPLLAGAALQVEAGDKICLVGRNGSGKSTLLKIAAGLVDAQSGDVFRHPASTVRYLEQAPDFAGFQTVQAYAEAGLGPGDDPYRVTYLLSHLGLTGEENPNNLSGGEARRAALARVLAPEPDILLLDEPTNHLDLPTIEWLEGELQKTRSALVLISHDRRFLEKVSTATVWLDRGTSRRLDKGFAFFEAWRDQVLEAEELEQHKLGKAIEREEHWLRYGVTARRKRNMRRLGELQTMRAQYRGHKGPQGTVQASASDAQESGKLVIEADKITKSYDDRPIVTPFSIRVHRGDCIGLVGPNGAGKTTLLKMLTGQLSPDSGTVKLGTNLEIATLDQKREDLNPDDTLANYLTDGRGENLLVNGEQRHVTGYMKEFLFQPEQARTPIKNLSGGERARLMLARILSRPANLLILDEPTNDLDIETLDLLQEIVTGFVGTVILVSHDRDFLDRTVTSTIAPANPETPDGRWIEYAGGYSDMLAQRKGAAEERRRAEKAAEKPKAQEAAAAAPSASKGKLSYKQKFALENLPKEMAKAEAEIGKREERMADPNLFTKDPAAFNRLAGEMEKLRESLVKMEEEWLELEMLREELEG; from the coding sequence TTGGCGCCCCCCATTCTGAAACTTGACGACATCTTCCTGAGCTTCGGCGGCACACCGCTCTTGGCAGGCGCCGCCCTGCAGGTGGAAGCCGGCGACAAGATCTGCCTTGTCGGCCGCAACGGCTCGGGCAAATCGACGCTTCTGAAGATCGCTGCCGGCCTCGTCGACGCACAGTCGGGCGACGTTTTCCGCCATCCGGCGTCGACGGTGCGCTACCTGGAGCAGGCGCCGGATTTTGCCGGTTTCCAGACCGTGCAGGCCTATGCCGAGGCTGGGCTCGGACCGGGCGACGATCCCTATCGCGTTACTTACCTGCTATCGCATCTCGGACTGACCGGGGAAGAGAACCCGAATAACCTTTCCGGCGGCGAGGCGCGCCGCGCGGCCCTCGCTCGCGTGCTGGCGCCGGAGCCCGATATCCTGCTGCTTGACGAGCCGACCAACCACCTCGACCTGCCGACCATCGAATGGCTGGAAGGCGAGCTGCAGAAGACGCGCAGTGCGCTGGTCCTGATTTCGCATGACCGTCGCTTCCTCGAAAAAGTCTCGACGGCGACAGTCTGGCTGGATCGCGGTACATCGCGGCGGCTCGACAAGGGCTTTGCGTTTTTCGAAGCCTGGCGCGATCAGGTGCTGGAGGCGGAAGAGCTGGAACAGCACAAGCTCGGCAAGGCGATCGAACGTGAGGAGCACTGGCTGCGCTACGGCGTAACCGCGCGGCGCAAGCGCAATATGCGCCGCCTCGGCGAATTGCAGACGATGCGGGCGCAATATCGCGGTCACAAAGGGCCGCAGGGAACGGTCCAGGCGAGTGCTTCCGACGCGCAGGAATCAGGCAAGCTGGTCATCGAAGCGGACAAGATCACCAAGAGCTACGATGACAGGCCGATCGTCACGCCATTTTCGATCCGCGTGCATCGTGGCGATTGCATCGGTCTCGTCGGGCCGAACGGCGCCGGCAAGACGACGCTCCTGAAGATGCTGACGGGACAGCTTTCGCCTGACAGCGGCACGGTGAAACTCGGCACCAATCTCGAAATCGCCACCCTCGACCAGAAGCGCGAGGATTTGAATCCTGACGATACGCTTGCCAATTACCTGACGGACGGGCGCGGCGAGAATCTGCTGGTCAATGGCGAGCAGCGGCATGTGACCGGCTATATGAAGGAATTCCTGTTCCAGCCGGAGCAGGCGCGTACGCCGATCAAGAACCTCTCCGGCGGCGAGCGCGCCCGCCTGATGCTGGCGCGCATCCTGTCACGACCGGCAAACCTGCTCATTCTCGACGAACCGACCAACGACCTCGACATAGAGACGCTGGATCTGCTGCAGGAGATCGTCACGGGCTTTGTCGGCACCGTCATCCTCGTCAGCCACGATCGCGATTTCCTCGACCGCACGGTGACCTCGACGATTGCGCCTGCCAATCCGGAAACACCGGATGGGCGCTGGATCGAGTATGCCGGCGGTTATTCCGACATGCTGGCACAGCGCAAGGGTGCGGCCGAGGAGCGTAGGCGGGCCGAGAAAGCCGCGGAAAAGCCGAAAGCGCAGGAGGCTGCGGCTGCCGCTCCTTCGGCTTCAAAGGGCAAGCTCTCCTATAAGCAGAAATTCGCGCTCGAAAACCTGCCGAAGGAAATGGCCAAGGCAGAAGCGGAGATTGGCAAGCGGGAAGAGAGGATGGCTGATCCGAACCTCTTCACCAAGGATCCGGCGGCCTTCAATCGGCTGGCTGGCGAGATGGAGAAGCTGCGCGAAAGTCTGGTCAAGATGGAAGAGGAATGGCTGGAACTCGAAATGTTGCGCGAGGAACTGGAAGGCTGA
- a CDS encoding OmpW family protein — protein MKHHPLRLRGIFAAIVFVSFGHAALSADLAPPSASVQSAWQIRLRALGVITRDNGSVDGISGSGLSYSDTVVPEVDISYFFTDNISAELILGTTYANVQGEGSIAGLGEIGKAWLLPPTLTLQYHFTDFGAFQPYLGAGVNYTVFYNQSGKSADRLDVKNTFGVALQAGFDYMFDEHWGANLDVKKIFLRPDFDATVGGADVSGKAKLDPWLIGAGVTYRF, from the coding sequence ATGAAACATCATCCGCTTCGGCTGCGGGGTATTTTCGCCGCCATCGTTTTCGTGTCCTTCGGGCATGCGGCGCTTTCCGCCGATCTGGCGCCTCCATCGGCTTCTGTACAAAGCGCATGGCAGATACGCCTGCGTGCGCTCGGCGTGATCACGCGCGACAATGGTTCGGTCGATGGCATTTCCGGATCCGGTCTGTCCTATTCGGACACAGTGGTTCCGGAAGTGGATATCTCCTATTTCTTCACCGACAATATTTCGGCGGAGCTCATTCTCGGCACGACCTATGCCAATGTGCAAGGCGAAGGCTCGATTGCCGGCCTCGGAGAAATCGGCAAGGCGTGGCTTTTGCCGCCAACGCTGACGCTTCAATATCATTTTACCGATTTCGGTGCCTTCCAGCCCTATCTCGGTGCCGGTGTGAACTATACGGTCTTCTACAACCAGTCCGGCAAAAGCGCCGACAGGCTCGACGTGAAGAACACGTTCGGCGTGGCGCTGCAGGCGGGCTTCGACTACATGTTCGATGAACACTGGGGGGCGAACCTGGACGTGAAGAAGATATTCCTGCGCCCGGATTTCGATGCGACAGTCGGCGGCGCCGATGTCAGCGGCAAGGCAAAACTCGATCCCTGGCTGATTGGCGCCGGTGTAACCTACCGCTTCTAA
- a CDS encoding RNA polymerase factor sigma-32, which translates to MKNMSADRRMIKIAMAAPYLAREEEHNLAIRWKDHEDRGARNQIAMAHMRLVISMAGKFRNFGLPMSDLVQEGYVGLLEAAARFEPARDVRFSTYASWWIRASIQDYILRNWSIVRGGTSSAQKALFFNLRRLRAKLAKGDTQLTLQSIHQEIAAALGVSLADVQTMDARLSGNDASLQAPSVSGDADSAEKMDFLVSDEPLPDEQVSNMIDGERRRIWLASALKHLNEREMKIISARRLAEDGATLEELGADLGISKERVRQIESRAMEKLRTALVSADPHMAAYA; encoded by the coding sequence ATGAAGAACATGTCTGCAGATCGGCGCATGATCAAAATAGCAATGGCGGCTCCCTATCTTGCCCGTGAAGAAGAGCACAATCTGGCGATCCGCTGGAAGGATCACGAAGACCGGGGCGCCCGCAACCAGATTGCCATGGCGCATATGCGCCTCGTCATTTCCATGGCAGGCAAGTTCCGCAATTTCGGCCTGCCGATGAGCGACCTCGTACAGGAAGGTTATGTCGGGCTTCTGGAGGCAGCAGCTCGTTTCGAACCGGCACGCGATGTTCGCTTTTCCACCTATGCAAGCTGGTGGATCCGCGCCTCGATCCAGGACTATATCCTGCGCAACTGGTCGATCGTGCGCGGTGGCACGAGTTCGGCTCAGAAGGCGTTGTTCTTCAATCTGCGCCGTCTGCGCGCCAAGCTTGCCAAAGGCGACACGCAGCTGACGCTGCAATCCATTCATCAGGAAATTGCCGCTGCCCTCGGTGTCAGCCTCGCCGACGTGCAGACCATGGATGCGCGCCTTTCCGGAAACGACGCCTCGCTGCAGGCGCCTTCTGTTTCGGGCGATGCCGACAGTGCCGAGAAGATGGATTTCCTCGTCAGCGACGAACCGCTGCCGGATGAGCAGGTCTCCAACATGATCGATGGCGAACGTCGCCGGATCTGGCTTGCATCTGCCCTCAAGCATCTCAACGAGCGTGAAATGAAGATCATCAGCGCGCGCCGGCTGGCCGAAGACGGGGCGACACTCGAAGAACTCGGCGCTGACCTTGGCATTTCCAAGGAGCGCGTGCGCCAGATCGAAAGCCGGGCGATGGAAAAGCTTCGTACGGCACTCGTCAGCGCCGATCCGCACATGGCAGCCTATGCCTGA
- a CDS encoding ABC transporter ATP-binding protein/permease — MKTDVKGGKGIQNQDRVGYDLSLTYRLGVMFSAFWNSQVRGKVVALAILLVVIILATAYGQVILNEWNAPFYDSLERRDLGEFFRQLEVFAMIAGALLLLNVLQAWLNQMTALYMREGLSRDLVDQWLERKRALKLSTIGILGVNPDQRLHEDSRNLAESTTNLALGLLQSTILLVSFIGVLWELSSGFIFRISGYNFTIPGYMVWAAIFYAASASVLSQVVGRKLVKLNADRFSKEAELRFALMHANENMPAITVARGEENERKRINNDISNVLAVIKRLAMANTNLTWVSAGYGWLVIVIPIIVAAPAYFSGGLTFGQLMMSVGAFNQVNTALRWYVANFGPIAEWRATLMRVTDFRQALQEMDDGFDLKDSIVYEKTAPDTLTLKDIVIVAKLGEEIDDCGGFRLRETDVVIKAGEKVMINGDHSVNRRLLFQAMAGLWPCGKGTIGLPPIDDILFIPQVAYVPGGTLREAIAFPGKPEAFDRTAIEAALEAAGLHSLVARLDSRARWDKLLDADEQKAIAFARLLLVKPRWVVFDEVLEGMEPEWQHTMTRLLTTMPETSMIYIGRSETYMEALHPRTLHLQALPSKPEEQSAATAAGSSAAAAPAPAL; from the coding sequence ATGAAAACTGACGTCAAAGGGGGGAAGGGCATCCAGAATCAGGACCGGGTGGGATACGATCTCAGCCTGACATATCGGCTTGGAGTGATGTTCTCCGCATTCTGGAATTCGCAGGTCCGCGGCAAGGTCGTCGCGCTTGCGATCCTGCTGGTGGTCATCATCCTGGCGACCGCCTATGGACAGGTGATCCTCAACGAATGGAACGCCCCTTTCTACGATTCCCTTGAGCGTCGTGATCTTGGCGAATTTTTCCGCCAGCTCGAAGTCTTCGCGATGATCGCCGGTGCGCTGCTGCTGCTCAACGTGCTGCAGGCATGGCTGAACCAGATGACGGCGCTTTACATGCGCGAAGGTCTTTCGCGCGATCTCGTCGATCAGTGGCTGGAGCGCAAGCGTGCCCTCAAACTCTCCACCATCGGCATCCTCGGCGTTAATCCCGACCAGCGCCTGCACGAAGATTCTCGCAATCTCGCTGAAAGCACGACCAACCTCGCCCTTGGCCTCCTGCAGTCGACCATTCTGCTCGTCAGCTTCATCGGCGTGTTGTGGGAGCTTTCGAGCGGCTTCATCTTCCGGATCAGCGGCTACAACTTCACCATCCCCGGCTATATGGTCTGGGCGGCAATCTTTTATGCTGCATCGGCCTCGGTATTGAGCCAGGTCGTCGGCCGCAAGCTCGTCAAGCTCAATGCCGACCGGTTTTCCAAGGAAGCCGAGTTGCGCTTTGCGCTGATGCATGCCAACGAAAATATGCCGGCGATCACAGTAGCGCGCGGCGAAGAGAACGAGCGCAAGCGGATCAACAACGATATCAGCAACGTTCTCGCGGTCATCAAGCGGCTCGCCATGGCCAATACCAACCTGACCTGGGTTTCGGCAGGCTATGGCTGGCTGGTCATCGTCATTCCGATCATCGTCGCCGCGCCCGCTTATTTTTCCGGCGGCCTGACCTTCGGGCAGCTGATGATGTCGGTCGGCGCGTTCAACCAGGTCAATACCGCGTTGCGCTGGTATGTAGCGAATTTCGGCCCGATCGCCGAATGGCGCGCGACATTGATGCGTGTCACCGACTTCCGCCAGGCGCTTCAGGAGATGGATGATGGCTTCGATTTGAAGGATTCCATCGTCTATGAGAAAACCGCACCTGATACGTTGACGCTGAAGGATATCGTCATCGTCGCCAAGCTTGGCGAGGAGATCGATGATTGCGGCGGCTTCCGCTTGCGTGAGACGGACGTGGTGATCAAGGCCGGGGAAAAGGTCATGATCAACGGCGATCACAGCGTGAACCGCCGCCTGCTCTTCCAGGCCATGGCAGGCCTTTGGCCCTGCGGCAAGGGCACGATCGGCCTGCCCCCGATTGACGACATTCTGTTCATCCCCCAGGTCGCCTATGTACCGGGCGGCACGCTGCGCGAGGCGATCGCTTTCCCGGGAAAACCCGAGGCCTTTGATAGGACGGCCATCGAAGCCGCACTTGAGGCTGCGGGCTTGCATTCGCTTGTAGCCCGCCTTGATAGCCGCGCACGCTGGGACAAGCTTCTCGATGCCGATGAGCAGAAGGCAATCGCTTTTGCCCGCCTGCTGCTCGTGAAGCCGCGCTGGGTCGTTTTCGACGAGGTGCTCGAAGGCATGGAGCCCGAATGGCAGCACACGATGACCAGGCTGCTCACCACCATGCCGGAGACCAGCATGATCTATATCGGCCGTTCGGAAACCTATATGGAGGCACTGCATCCGCGCACGCTGCACCTGCAGGCATTGCCTTCCAAACCGGAGGAGCAATCAGCGGCAACTGCGGCCGGATCGAGCGCCGCGGCAGCTCCTGCCCCGGCGCTCTAG
- a CDS encoding MFS transporter has product MDMQLTPAPLVTDPRRRLILFFFLMTAMFMATLDNQIVSTALPTIVGEFGHLDRFGWVGSAYLLSLSAVMPLYGKLGDLFGRKYVMMTAIAIFTIGSTVCGLAVSMNTLIAARVLQGFGGGGIMVSIFAVNADLFEPRERARYQSYSSLVLMASGAIGPVLGGTMSDLFGWRSIFLVNVPIGFIVLTGLAFMLPYRKPHRRPKIDYAGALLLALTTTSIVLATDSSELFGALISPQSIGIVTFGVICAITWVFVERRAPEPIVPLPLFRNSTFSLLLVISIMGGGIAIGMVNYLALFLQTTTGLSPSGAGLLFILLTGGLVVGSLNAGRIISKTGRYKPFAIASMTCSAIAFALISQVHAGTPIVFIGAIMLLHGIGIGLAQQVPVIGVQNAAPARDVGAATGSVTLSRMGGASIAISIYGAIIASQLGRLGSSIPGVANIEELTPKMMAALPDASRQAVADAYASAFSPLFMTSCGIALIGLVAAIMLKPVQLPRAGEQKASPASATAEAAE; this is encoded by the coding sequence ATGGATATGCAACTCACCCCCGCACCGCTCGTAACGGATCCCCGTCGACGGCTCATCCTCTTCTTCTTCCTGATGACCGCCATGTTTATGGCCACGCTGGATAATCAGATCGTGTCCACCGCACTGCCGACCATCGTCGGCGAATTCGGTCACCTGGATCGCTTCGGCTGGGTCGGTTCGGCCTATCTGCTTTCACTGAGTGCCGTTATGCCTCTTTATGGCAAGCTCGGTGATCTCTTCGGCCGCAAATATGTGATGATGACGGCAATCGCGATCTTCACGATCGGGTCGACGGTCTGCGGTCTCGCTGTATCCATGAACACGTTGATCGCTGCGCGTGTGCTGCAAGGTTTCGGCGGCGGCGGCATCATGGTTTCGATCTTCGCCGTCAATGCCGACCTCTTCGAGCCACGCGAACGCGCCCGTTATCAAAGCTATTCCAGCCTTGTACTGATGGCTTCAGGCGCGATCGGCCCGGTCCTCGGAGGCACGATGAGCGATCTCTTCGGTTGGCGCTCGATCTTCCTCGTCAACGTGCCGATCGGCTTCATCGTGCTTACCGGCCTCGCCTTCATGCTGCCCTACCGCAAGCCGCATCGCCGACCGAAGATCGACTATGCCGGCGCGCTCCTGCTGGCGCTGACGACAACCAGCATCGTACTTGCGACCGACAGCAGCGAGCTTTTCGGTGCGCTGATCTCGCCGCAGAGCATTGGTATCGTCACCTTCGGCGTGATCTGCGCCATCACCTGGGTTTTCGTCGAGCGCCGCGCGCCGGAGCCGATCGTGCCGCTGCCGCTTTTCCGCAATTCCACGTTCAGTCTGCTGTTGGTGATCTCGATAATGGGTGGTGGCATTGCCATCGGCATGGTCAATTACCTCGCCCTTTTCCTGCAGACGACGACGGGTCTATCACCCTCGGGCGCTGGTCTGCTCTTCATCCTGCTGACGGGCGGTCTCGTCGTCGGCTCTTTGAATGCCGGCCGCATCATTTCGAAGACCGGCCGCTACAAGCCTTTTGCGATCGCCAGCATGACCTGCAGCGCCATCGCCTTTGCGCTGATCTCTCAGGTTCATGCCGGTACGCCGATTGTCTTCATCGGCGCGATCATGCTGCTGCACGGCATTGGCATCGGTCTTGCCCAGCAGGTTCCAGTCATCGGCGTTCAGAACGCCGCACCGGCCCGCGATGTGGGTGCTGCGACCGGCTCGGTGACGCTGTCGCGCATGGGCGGCGCATCGATTGCCATCTCCATCTACGGTGCGATCATTGCATCGCAGCTCGGCAGACTCGGCTCCTCCATACCGGGTGTAGCCAATATCGAGGAACTGACGCCGAAAATGATGGCAGCGCTTCCCGACGCCAGCCGTCAGGCCGTGGCTGACGCCTATGCCTCCGCCTTCTCGCCGCTGTTCATGACCTCGTGCGGCATTGCTTTGATCGGTCTGGTCGCCGCCATCATGCTGAAGCCTGTACAGTTGCCCCGCGCCGGCGAACAGAAGGCCAGCCCGGCCAGCGCCACCGCCGAAGCTGCGGAATAA
- a CDS encoding M48 family metalloprotease produces MVRRDRLDSMTTWKSPALSSDAIFAALRWGRRLLLLSACAVALNSCESLIEQSYQPTVGPSSNPQIVDEVQKNDPRAAMGAREHPRIVASYGGEYKDAKTERLVARIAGALTAVSENPSQSYRITILNSPAINAFALPGGYLYVTRGLLALANDASEVAAVLSHEMGHVTANHGIERQKREEAEVIASRVVAEVLSSDIAGKQALARGKLRLAAFSRQQELQADVIGVRMLGEAGYDPYAAARFLDSMAAYSRFMSVDPEADQSLDFLSSHPNSAQRIELARSHARAFGQEGSVGDKGRDYYLDGIDGLLYGDSPEEGYVRGQTFLHGGLGIRFDVPPDFSIDNKVEAVMATGPNDIAIRFDGVADNQNQSLTNYISSGWVTGLDPSTIQPINVNGMEAATARATADRWDFDVTVIRNNNQIFRFLTAVPKGNPSLEPTANVLRTSFRRMTPDEAASLKPLRVRVVTVRPGDNITTLASRMMGTDRKLDLFKLINALPTGAAVSPGDRVKIISE; encoded by the coding sequence ATGGTGCGGAGAGACAGACTGGACAGCATGACGACGTGGAAATCGCCCGCGCTTTCCAGTGATGCCATTTTTGCGGCGCTCCGTTGGGGGCGCCGTCTTCTGTTGCTGTCGGCCTGTGCAGTCGCACTGAACAGCTGCGAATCGCTGATCGAACAATCCTATCAGCCGACCGTCGGTCCTTCGTCCAATCCGCAAATCGTCGATGAAGTGCAGAAGAATGACCCGCGGGCCGCCATGGGCGCCCGCGAGCATCCGCGCATCGTTGCGAGCTATGGCGGCGAATACAAGGATGCCAAGACCGAACGTCTTGTTGCCCGCATCGCCGGCGCATTGACGGCGGTGTCGGAAAATCCGAGCCAGTCCTACCGTATCACCATCCTGAATTCACCCGCCATCAACGCCTTCGCGCTGCCAGGCGGTTATCTCTACGTCACCCGCGGCCTGCTGGCGCTCGCCAACGACGCCTCGGAAGTCGCGGCCGTGCTGTCGCACGAAATGGGCCACGTCACTGCAAACCACGGCATCGAACGGCAAAAGCGCGAAGAGGCGGAAGTCATCGCCAGCCGCGTCGTCGCCGAAGTGCTATCGAGTGATATAGCCGGCAAACAGGCGCTTGCCCGCGGCAAGCTGCGTCTCGCCGCATTCTCCCGTCAGCAGGAACTGCAGGCAGACGTTATCGGTGTACGCATGCTCGGCGAAGCCGGCTATGATCCCTATGCCGCAGCCCGATTCCTTGATTCCATGGCTGCCTATAGCCGCTTCATGTCGGTCGATCCCGAGGCCGACCAGAGCCTGGACTTCCTGTCGAGCCATCCGAACTCCGCCCAGCGCATCGAGCTTGCCCGCAGCCATGCCCGCGCCTTCGGCCAGGAGGGCTCGGTCGGCGACAAGGGCCGTGACTACTATCTCGATGGCATAGATGGCCTTCTCTATGGCGACAGCCCGGAAGAGGGATATGTGCGCGGCCAGACATTCCTGCACGGCGGCCTCGGCATCCGCTTTGACGTGCCGCCCGACTTCAGCATCGACAACAAGGTCGAGGCCGTAATGGCAACCGGCCCGAACGATATCGCCATCCGCTTTGACGGCGTGGCGGACAACCAGAACCAGAGCCTGACGAATTACATTTCCAGCGGCTGGGTTACCGGCCTCGATCCTTCGACCATCCAGCCGATCAACGTCAATGGCATGGAGGCTGCGACCGCGCGCGCCACTGCCGACCGCTGGGACTTCGACGTCACTGTCATCAGAAACAACAACCAGATCTTCCGCTTTCTGACAGCAGTGCCGAAGGGAAACCCTTCACTGGAGCCGACGGCAAACGTTCTGCGCACGAGCTTCCGTCGTATGACGCCGGATGAGGCAGCTTCGCTGAAACCCCTGCGCGTGCGGGTGGTCACGGTCCGCCCCGGCGACAATATTACAACGCTCGCCTCCCGCATGATGGGCACCGATCGCAAGCTCGATCTCTTCAAGCTGATCAACGCCCTGCCGACGGGCGCTGCCGTTTCCCCTGGCGACCGCGTGAAGATCATCTCCGAATAA
- a CDS encoding thiamine diphosphokinase, translating to MSQSTFTILLGGALSLTDRLRDAVRDSRFIAADGGMRHAAALGVVPELWVGDFDSTPPDLDGAFPDVPRQPYPAAKAATDGEIAVSEAIERGAKRLILAGALGGERTDHALQHLLYGVELAQEGFDVLLTSGSEEAVPLLPGSFEIDLPQGSLFSVPGFSELKGLFIENARYPLADFHLPFGSSRTISNVAEGPVRFSLASGRAIVLARPYDLSGV from the coding sequence ATGAGCCAATCCACCTTCACCATCCTGCTCGGCGGGGCACTCAGCCTGACGGATCGTCTGCGTGACGCCGTGCGGGACAGCCGCTTCATCGCGGCTGACGGCGGCATGCGCCACGCAGCGGCGTTGGGGGTGGTGCCGGAATTGTGGGTTGGCGATTTCGATTCCACACCGCCGGATCTCGACGGTGCATTTCCTGACGTGCCGCGCCAGCCCTATCCGGCCGCAAAGGCCGCGACTGACGGTGAAATCGCCGTTTCCGAGGCGATCGAACGTGGCGCCAAACGCCTGATCCTTGCCGGCGCCCTGGGTGGCGAACGCACCGACCATGCGCTTCAACATTTGCTATATGGCGTCGAACTGGCCCAGGAAGGCTTTGACGTCCTGCTCACGTCGGGCAGCGAGGAGGCAGTGCCTTTGCTTCCCGGCTCGTTCGAGATCGATCTTCCCCAAGGCAGCCTGTTTTCCGTGCCAGGGTTCAGCGAATTGAAGGGGCTATTCATCGAGAATGCCCGCTATCCGCTCGCGGACTTCCATTTGCCCTTCGGCTCGTCGCGCACCATTTCCAACGTGGCGGAGGGCCCTGTGCGCTTTTCGCTCGCCAGCGGCAGGGCCATCGTGCTCGCGCGGCCTTATGATCTTTCCGGAGTCTGA